In Fusarium falciforme chromosome 9, complete sequence, the sequence GGGCATGGACGCGGACACGGTGCTCGCGGCCGAGTACCTCCGGTACGCTGCGGACTGCCTGGCTCGGATCACGGGGCGCGGGGAGTTTGGGGACGTGGAGGATGTGCTCGGGGTTATTTTCGAGAAGTAAGttctgacgaggaggaggctatgTTTGCATGATTATAGTAGATGAGGATGCTGACTCGTGACTCTGCTAGGTTCTGTGTTGGTAAATGAGCGAAGGAAGCTGACGAGGAACAAGGAAGTTGATAAAAATGTGAACAATGTTGCTCTATCTCAAAGACAAAATTCTATATCTCCTGATCTAATGGAAAAACGCCGCCCTATGCAGATttgatgaagagaaggagacaaAATGCTAATGTCTAAAAAAAGGAGCGAACCGACCACCAGGGTTATCCAATCGCCATACCAAGCAAGAATCGAAAAAGGAATGAAATAGAGAGAAAAACAAGGGTGAAGGAGAGATGCCAGGTTTTCGCTTTCCGCCCGATGTAATGCTGCGCCATGCTTTGAGATTCCGTCTTTGTCTTGCCAAATGAATCCTTCGCTATGCTGTATCCAGAATTATGATGCcatggaaaaaaaaaaaggcagAAAGATGCCCAAAAACTCCGTCCCAATGCTGGTTGAAAATGCTTCAGTTGAACGCCCGTCTATGCAATGCTTGCGCTTGTCTTTGTATAGGGAGAGTTGGAAGGAAAAGAGAACGAGATTcactcgtcgtcgtcattggGGCCGTTGTAACCTGAGCGGCCCTTGTTGCCCTCcgagtcgtcgtcgctgggGCCGTTGTAGCCAGAGCGGCCAAAGTCGGCGCCCTGAGGACCGTTGTAGCCGGATCGGCCGCTGCGTCCGTTGGAGTCGTCGTCACCGTCCTTGTTGTAGCCGGATCGGCCGAAGGAGCGGGTGGTGGGAGCAAAGGTGAGAGTGAAGGCAGCCATTGTATTTGTTGTGAGGTTGTTGTGTAGAATGAAGAGTTGGATGATGTGGTTGTAAATGTGGTTGTAAATGTGGTTGTGAGTGTTGTAGTTGTTGTGAgtgtggttgttgttgggagtgtggttgtggttgtaGTTGTAGTTGTGGTGAGTGTGGTATTAAGTTTATGTGTAAGTGGATGCTTGATGAGTGaagctgttgatgatgatgatgatttcGAACAACAACTCTGGAGGAGGCCACGAGGTTATATAGAAATGGTCCTCTACGAAAAAAGAGGCGTCGTCATATGTACTGGGTATACATCGCAGCCGCTGCTGCGGTTCCATCCCAAGACCGTGGAAAGCGGCTGACGCCTAATCGTGTGTCTGTAGACTCCCGTCGACTCTTCCCCTAGGCAAATGCGCCGCCCACACACTCTCACCGGCCGGCGATCAACGCACGGGAGACCGACATCTCCACCACGGGCTTCCAAACTAAGCAACAAAGTTACCCCCCCTGCTCTGCCTTTCTGACGGAAGCGGTCATCAGAGAGAAGACACAGAAGACAAGAGAGAGCAGGGACCCCTAGCTGCGCCATGTCGCCGAGCTGACAGGGGTCGCCTCGGAGCCGTGAGTGGTCAGAAACCGCCGTAGGGCTGAGGAAGAACAAGCGACGACTCGGGAGTCAAGGAAAAGGGAAACAAATGTACCGTACCCCTTCCGAGTCAGCCTTCTGAAGGGTGTGTGGGTTCAGCCACCGCCGGGGGACCGTTGCCGGGTGTGtaatgagagagagagagttgCCTGCTTACGGGAGGCGTGGCAGGGACAATGCCCATCAGCCACAGCCTCAAATTAGCCCCTGATCCTTGTACCAAACGGAGCAGGCTTCAAGCCGCCGGGGGAATAGATGGGAAGAAGAGAGTTGAGGATCCTGATTGACGGCCGTATCACGGAGGTGTATACGCGAAAAATACGATCTTCAATTTGCGCTCGATTTCTCCCAAAACGGCaatacacacacacacacacacacacacatttATTATCGCCCATGTATTGTAACGTCCCAGCAATCTGGAATTGGCTCCGTCGCACATTACGCAGTGCTTCCCTCCATTTCAAAGGCGACGTCATCAACCACGGGGGGGCATGTGATATCTAACATTTGTAAACCTCCTTCTTCATTTCAAAGACAAGGCGAGCGAGCGCGCGGCCGATTTGGAATTTTGACGTTGTCGATTTTAGGAATAACCGAGCGCCATTCGTTGCCTTGTGTTTTCAAATCAACGTCGTATCCAGAATGTCTTGGATTTCGTGTCGGGTAGGTAGATTTCCAACAATAAAAGAAAAGCAAAGAAATTAAACGAAGTAAAATGTTCCCCTTTGAGTGCAGCTTGTTGAATCTCATTCGTCAAAATGGACTCAAACTGCAGCCTGAAAACAAAGGCCCATGACGACGTGAGGTGAGTAATAACAACTCTGACCGTTTGGCGTGCATTGCATCGGCCAAGCCTGTGATCCACCGAAACGGATTCCCGCCTTTTGGATACCCGCAACCGAAAGTCTGCCCCGGATTTCCACTTTGGATGTTGAACATGATCGCCGAGTCATAATACGGCGGTTCCTTGACTTGCATATCTCTCTTTTTCGGATATCATCCCCAATTATTTGGCCAAGTGAGTCATCCAGCTCGCAAAAAACGAAACGTCAAGAACAGTCAGCCGCAGCAGATAAGTCTTGGTACCTTTTGTCTCTGATTACGAGGCATTCTTTTTTCCTGTTTCCCTCTCTCGGCAACGGCAATCCGTGGGGGGTTACCATAATGAAACGTCACTTGCTGTGACAATCTAGTCTAGTCATCTTTCCGCAGTTCGTGTCCTTTCTCGGCATGACAAGCCCAAGAACTCTCGGCCGAGTCTGATGCCACCATTGGATCCggctcttcatcttcccGTGTGGCAGATGCCTTGACTCTCACACTTCCCATCTCGGGGACCAACCAGTAGTCATCACGGGCCTCCCGGTGCCATGGGCCCCTTGGGCCTAAGTGTCCAAGCCATCCATGTCCTGCCCGGATGTTCTCACCTCCCGCCCCTTATCCCGATTATCCTGACTGGGGTCTGGTCGATGCTGACCGAGATCTATGGTACCGCCTGTAATTGGACGGGTCACCGAAGGGGGCCATGCTGCGCGGCTGTTGCGAGTCAACCGCCAAGAGACAACCGTGGTGCCATGTCTCAGGCAGCACTGCTCGCAAAACACGTACTCGTGCATGTACGAGAAAATATACAATTCCAATCACAGCTTGACATTGTTTCTTGTTTCCTTCTTtcaccaaaaaaaaaaaaaacatcaGTTCAAGGCATTCCAGCGCTCGCACAAGCCCCATGCGCCGCCCAGCCACAACCTCGCAAAGGACACAAGGAAATGACCCGTTTCGTCGCTAGCACATGGCTAAGCGCCATAAAAATAGACGGGTCTCCTCTTATTGGCCGACAAGCGCGTCTACCTGACATGATGACAGGACCCCACAAGCCCTGGCTGCCCGCCCTTTTGCACAGCCCCCTCCAAGAGGCTTCAACCAAACAGATGGGCAAGATTGTTTCAACCAACTTTTCCTCTTTCAACGCTAAGCACCCCGTCACGAACCACGAGGCGTTCTTCCCAAGTCAGCCTTGCGACCCTGGCACGCCCCCCCCATACCCATACGCCGTACCACCCGCGAACCCTCTCCTGTCAGCCGGGCTGCCTCTGAGACACGCCAGATCTCTAGGAACCTGGCGTCTGTCTGCTTCGGTGGCGGCGTCTGATGTTGGTTTCGCTTGGCTTCGACTAGACGAAGCAAGAGCAAGCCCCTTGTCTCGGGAAGGATTTCCCAGCGCCGGTTAGCATCCCCGAGCGGAAAGGCGTTTGGAATGCTTTCGCTTGCGCCAATCAGCCGCCCCCCGAGTCGAGAATAGCACCACTAGCGCACCTTTGAcatccatcatcgacaacgTCTCAGGAACCTTTCTTTCTGAAGATCCCTTTAGCTTCGGCACAGTCTCCAGGAACGGTCGAATTCGCAGGCTTACATTACATCTCCTCCACCGGCCGACCGTTCCAGACCCGGAGCTGGAATCGCCAAATTCAAAGTACCTGCATGCATACATGATATTGTTATCCTcactcatcatcatcatgaccatgaccATCATGCAGAGCCATTTTCCCCGTTGATATGATGCCGCTGACGTTTGATCCCATCATCCATAACTCGGGCCGTTTTCAACAGAGTTCCACTAACAGTCCTTGGAGCCTCGACCCAAGGACTCTTGACAGCCTGTCGATCAAGGACGTCGGCGAGATCAGAGTCGCCGATCTGCAACCATCAGAGCATCGATCTGCGCAGGATGCCTGAGGGAATGGGATGCCACACGCATCTCATGTCGAGTGAGACATGCACAACTGCCGAGTACCTCTGGGCTTGCCTAAACGGGCAGCTTATTTCCATCACATCCATCCCTCCCCAAAAGCCCCCAGCATGTCACATGGTTCAGGGATGCGGAGCGAGCCGCCGCTGGAATGTTTGATGCTGTGCCTTGTGGCTAATCAGCACTCGTCGTCTTGGCTTTGACATCTATCGTCTACCATATACACACCCCGTTCCCAAAGGGATGCCACGGTCAGCCTTACACGGCCACGTTCCCGCCTCCCCCCCAAAAGTCTCACAGCTCGTCCCGCACAGGGGCAGCTCCCTGGTCACTGGGGTCCTCCATAGCCATGATCTTGACCACCAGGCTGGTCCATCCGGTGAAATGCTGCGTTCGCTGCCCGGCCCCCGTATCCGGGTTGTACTGCTCCCACGCGAAGCCCGTCTCCTCCCAGCTCTTGTACACCGTGTCGACAAGGTTCTTACGCAGCCGCGAGAAGAGATCCTTGGCCTTAGCCCTGTAGGGCCCTTCCTGCGTGGCAACGTTCTAGCAAGCAGAAAATCGAGATTAGTAAACTGTATCAGATGGCACGTTACGGCGGGAGGAATGGCTTACGCGTAGCTGAGACACGGCGAGGTAGTTGATGGGCATCCACACGGGGCTGCGCCAGTAGTTCTCCTTGGTGCCGTAGAGCTCGTCCTGCTTGCTCAGGCTGCGGATTCCGTGGGGGCTGAAGAGGTGCTCCTCGTCGCCAATGAGATCCAGGATCTTGCCGAGCTTGGGGTCGTCCGGCTTCatgaggccgacgaggaaggGGAACAAGGAAATGTATCCCTTGTGGCATACGAGGGTGTGCTCCTCGTATTCGTCGATCGTCGCATCGCAGTAGCAGCCCTGCTCTTCGGACCAGTGAAGATCATTGAGGTTATGCTCGATAGCTACCAGGTTCTTCCTGTACTCGTCCACATCCTCAGCCATGCCGAGGGCGTCGGCAATGTTCATCAAGGACTTTGTCATGAGGCCGACCCAGGACATGAGATCGACATGGAGCTCGCCCGGGTGAGGAGGCTGGGCCCGCGGGTAGTCATCCAGGCCGCTGGTGAGGATGTGCGCCTCGGTGCGGCCCCTCCAACGGTATGCCTCCTTGGTTGAGTACGCCTCACGGTCGTAGCTCTTGATATCACCGCGCTGCGTCTTGCGGAACCAGTCATACTGGCGTCGGAGGAGAGGATACAACTTTCTCAGGTAGCTTTCACCGATCTCAAGGTTGTCAAGATGGGCCGTCTGCAGGGGGTCGGCACCAATGAtctgctccttcttggcaagcTGAGTGCCATTGGCTGCGCGAAGGCGCTCCATGAAGCCTTCAATGATGAGGAACAACGTTGGGGGGTTGGCATAGTGGGGATACTGGACTTGGAACTCAGCCGGGACCTTGCTACGGGCCTCGTGTCCAAGGATCTGCTCACGAGCAATCCAGCCGTCGTCGTCCATGGTGTTGTACCAGCTCTTGACAATCTCAAGGGTAAGATCCATATCCCAGTCCGCGATGGGGATCAGATGGAAACCCTCATCCCATAGGAAGCCGCGGGGGAAGAATGGGCGAGACGGGACGCTGGTGAAGAGCTCGTACGGGCCCTCGAGGTCCTGCTTCTTACGCGCCATGgcctcggcagcctcctcccaGAATCCTtcattctcctcctcgtaTTCAGGCGCATAAGATCGGTCGATGATCTGGTGGCCGTGGAAGTATCCGATGCCGCCAACCAGGTTGGAGAACATGCTCTTGCCAAACTTGCGGTACTTTTCACCCTTGAAGGGCGCCTTGAGCTCAAAGGTCCTCGCGAAGCGCTCCTTGAAGGTCTCGGAGACCTTGGTGATCTGCTCAGTGACGTCGGCAGAGGTGTATTCCTCCCCAGACGAGCCGGACGAGAAGATGACGTCGAACTCAAAGGGACCCTCAAACGTCTTTTCGACAATCTGCACGTTGCCCTTGCCTGGCTTGTGTTCGATGCGGTAGACTTGCCATGGGGGAGGGGGATCAGTCTGGTCGGCGTTCTCCTGGACAGGCTTGACGGCGTCTTGGAGGTGCTTGAAGACAACCGCCTTGCCCTGCCAGCTGATCTCAGGGGTGGCATCAGAGCTCATGACGAGAGTCGTGTCTCCGTGTCTGTCCTTAAGCAGCTTGTGGCCCTTCTTGGGGTGCTTTCCCTTCCCCTTGGTGATCAGGAGCTTGTAGTCGCCCAGCGTCTTGGAGTTGCCCTTGAAGCTGACGTCTCCGTCAAAGCCAAACTCGTCACCCTCGccctcagcctcgagctcgccTTCTCCGTCCTGGGCAATGTAGTAGAATAGCATGGTCTTGGTGTTCTTGGGAGCATCGGCCCTCAACTCGCCCTTGATCCTAGCAGCCCAGCTGCCTCCGTGGTTGCCACCGGGGATCTTGACAAACGTTGTGGTGAGATCAATCTTGTTGCCCTCATCATGAATAGACTGCACGCCTCCGATGCGAGCATCATACTCATCCCACCCGTAGCCATGAATATCCTCCCCCTGCTCACAAGTATATCGGAAACCTACCACCAAAAATTAGTCATGAAACTCCCACGACGGCCCGCTTCCCGCATACCGTTCTGAATATCCCTAAAGTCGTCAACCTTCCCCCACATGAGGCCCGTCCACAACGCATCTGGCGTCCTGGGTCGCACGCCAAAGTAGAGGTTGGACTTGTACGGGCCCCAGAAGAGGCTCTGGTTGTTTTGGCGGCCAATCTCTGTGGTGAGCACCGAGGAGGCCTCATCGGTGGCTGAGGCACCCAGGACGAGTGCCGCCGCCGACACCCATTGGGCTATTCTCACCATGATGGAGGGCGAAACTCTTATCTATCGAGTATCAGAGATTCAATATTTGACAGAAAATCAACGTAAATGACGCTAAAAGAAATTGTGCTGCGGCATCCGGTGCGCTTGACGTGAGAGCCTCTAGAGAACACGTTGGAGCTGGGGTTTGATATGACGACGCAAGGCTGAAGCTCGGTCTTGGCGGTGGAGAGCTCTGACCAATGAATGATAGTCACCAGCCACCGCCACTGTCTAACCAGCCCCATCTGAGACTCCACCCTTGACGGtttcttctcagcctccccCAGATTGATGCCTTTAACTTTGCACTCTTCATCTTGACGACTCTATCCATCCTCACAACATTCACACCAAAACCTCGTCAATCCAAGTAAACTCACCAGGAATACACAATGGGCGACCCCCGACGAAGCCGTCGGCCAGACAGCCGCCAGATGTGGGATGAATCCGACCGTCGCGACAGGCGTGGAGGCCCACGCGATCGAGACAGGGACAACGACCGCGACCGGAGAGGATACAGATCTAGATCGCGGGAGAGGCGCGGATACAGGGACCGCTCGAGGTCTCCGGACAGAAGGCACAGAGATCGCGACGGCGATAGGAACCGACCCAGGGAGAGGGGTTCACGATATCATGATGATAGAAGGGATCGACggaaagatgatgatgatggacctCGGTATCgtcgtgatgatgacggAGATCGACGAGGTATGCAACTCCCCTCTTCTCACCAACCCCTTCCACTAACATATCAAGTTAAATCCCGTCGCTCCGCATCCCCAAGCACCCGCAGCCCCTCTCACGACACAACATCCCTCCCAACCCGCACCCGCCccgacaacaacatcaaGCGCGAACCAAACCCCAACATGTCCTTCAACGTCTCCAAAAAGTCCCCTCCGCGCCGCGACGACGCCCCCGATGGAGACGAGATGgacgccgaggacgacgacatggCGGCCATGCAGGCCATGATGGGCTTTGGAGGGTTCGGAACGACAAAGAACAAAAAGGTGGCGGGCAACAATGTCGGAGGTGtgagcaaggagaagaagaccgAGTATCGGCAGTACATGAACCGGCAGGGTGGATTCAACCGGCCGCTGAGTCCTTCGCGATGAGGAAAGGAGAAAAAGGATGGTGATTTttttgggggggggggtCATTATGAATTTTACGATATCCGTTGTGACGTGTTGAGCGTACGAGACTGCATCCTCAGATTAGCGTTGGTAGGACATGACAATAATTCAAGCATAAATGCCCATGTTGAAAATAAGACATTGCTTTGTAGACAAGCCTTCAGTGACACAACGAGTACCATCTCAATCTCAAGATTACGAGTATACCCAAGACATTCTTTTCATCAATAACGTCTCCAAAAGAAGCTATCAGTCTCAACATCACGAGCAGACACAAGACATCACTTCATGACTTTAAAGCTTCCAACCTGTCTTGAAACAACTCTTCCGCTGTATGTACTAGTGTAGACATTACGTATAGCGCGTGCAATACATACCATCGCGGTCCTTCCCCTCCCGAGAAACAGGTCCCAACACCGTGATATGCATCTCGATTCAAGCAACTCCCTTCTCGTCCTCTCCTTTCCTGTGTCATGCCTTTTCCCCTTCCTCAAccgccgctgctgccggGGCTTGGGCTTCGCTGGCCGTCGCCGCTGTAGGTGTCGGCACGTCGTCCTCGACGGGTACTTGTTCCGGCTTGGCCTCCTCTTTAACCTCTTCCTTGGCTTCTGCCTTTGGTTCCTCCTTGATTTCCTCCTTTGATTCTTCCTTTGGTGGTTCCTCTTTGGACTCTTCCTTGGGATCTTCCTTGAGATCGTCCGTGTGACTTGCATTCATCTTCTCTCTCCGTCTCCTTCTTAacctcctctcttcctcaGCTGTTTGCCTTCTCGCCTTTCGAAGACTTTCTCTCCTCTCAGGGTCGTTCTCGTCTGCCCCGTCTCCACCACGCATGCCTTGGAGCAGAGCCGCAGCTCGGTCTGCAACATCATCTCCACCCTCACGAGGTGATGATACACCAGGGCTGAGCGTAGATCCATCCTCGTCGATAGCAGGCTCCTTGTTCTTCAGAGAAGCCTCCGCCTCGGGTATCTCGTTGAGATCTGGAATCTTCTGCCCTGATGCGACCCGAACTTGATGCCTGTCCTTGAGTCGTGCTCGCCGTCTTCGGTCTCTCTGATCCCGAGTCTGGGGCGCGGCTGCACGCAGCTTCTCCAACAGCGAGTCCATGGCGCCCGTGTTGGACGGTGATGTTGGGCCGCCCTCGGTGCCCGTATTGTTGATCTTGAGTTGAGCGTGCTTCCGCTTCATCGAAGCCTCGTTGCGCTTCCTTGTCTCCTCCATCTGGATGTTCTTCTCTCGTGACTTCTTCCATTCGCCCACGAACAATGCCAGCTTGGCAAAGAAGTCTCTCCGTGCACCATCATCGGCAGGATCTTCGCCGTAGAACACCATGATATCCTTGTatgtcttcatcatctcctccaggTACAGCTCCATCTGCTCAGCCTTCCTCCGGGCATCCTTCATGATTCGCTGGACAACTTGGCTGACTCGGTCCTCGGGGTGGAACTTCTTGGGGTCGCTCAGGTTGCCGCTGTCCAGTGACGTCTGGATGTTTCGAATGTTGTCAATGTACTTCTTGCAATCCGTCTGAAGCTGCTCGATGTTGATCTTCTGCGCTGTCATGACACCGTTGATATCATCAGCGAAGCCCTCCCACTCGGGATACTGGTTTCGCACAATGCGCTCCACCAGATCGGCCAGTGTCGACTGATTCTTATCATCCTTGACCATACCCAGTCTGGCCAGGGAGCTCAGCTTGAAACCGCGGGCCTGCTTGTTGGCGTCGTTCATGTAGTTACCGATATCCAAAATGAGACCGAGAACGTTCATGAGAGAAA encodes:
- a CDS encoding uncharacterized protein (Expressed protein), translating into MGDPRRSRRPDSRQMWDESDRRDRRGGPRDRDRDNDRDRRGYRSRSRERRGYRDRSRSPDRRHRDRDGDRNRPRERGSRYHDDRRDRRKDDDDGPRYRRDDDGDRRVKSRRSASPSTRSPSHDTTSLPTRTRPDNNIKREPNPNMSFNVSKKSPPRRDDAPDGDEMDAEDDDMAAMQAMMGFGGFGTTKNKKVAGNNVGGVSKEKKTEYRQYMNRQGGFNRPLSPSR
- a CDS encoding Mannosyl-oligosaccharide glucosidase; translated protein: MVRIAQWVSAAALVLGASATDEASSVLTTEIGRQNNQSLFWGPYKSNLYFGVRPRTPDALWTGLMWGKVDDFRDIQNGFRYTCEQGEDIHGYGWDEYDARIGGVQSIHDEGNKIDLTTTFVKIPGGNHGGSWAARIKGELRADAPKNTKTMLFYYIAQDGEGELEAEGEGDEFGFDGDVSFKGNSKTLGDYKLLITKGKGKHPKKGHKLLKDRHGDTTLVMSSDATPEISWQGKAVVFKHLQDAVKPVQENADQTDPPPPWQVYRIEHKPGKGNVQIVEKTFEGPFEFDVIFSSGSSGEEYTSADVTEQITKVSETFKERFARTFELKAPFKGEKYRKFGKSMFSNLVGGIGYFHGHQIIDRSYAPEYEEENEGFWEEAAEAMARKKQDLEGPYELFTSVPSRPFFPRGFLWDEGFHLIPIADWDMDLTLEIVKSWYNTMDDDGWIAREQILGHEARSKVPAEFQVQYPHYANPPTLFLIIEGFMERLRAANGTQLAKKEQIIGADPLQTAHLDNLEIGESYLRKLYPLLRRQYDWFRKTQRGDIKSYDREAYSTKEAYRWRGRTEAHILTSGLDDYPRAQPPHPGELHVDLMSWVGLMTKSLMNIADALGMAEDVDEYRKNLVAIEHNLNDLHWSEEQGCYCDATIDEYEEHTLVCHKGYISLFPFLVGLMKPDDPKLGKILDLIGDEEHLFSPHGIRSLSKQDELYGTKENYWRSPVWMPINYLAVSQLRNVATQEGPYRAKAKDLFSRLRKNLVDTVYKSWEETGFAWEQYNPDTGAGQRTQHFTGWTSLVVKIMAMEDPSDQGAAPVRDEL